A single genomic interval of Terriglobus albidus harbors:
- the rpmI gene encoding 50S ribosomal protein L35 has protein sequence MPKLKTHSGAAKRFKKTGTGKIKRGQSKMRHILTSKESKTKRKLGKSSYVSDGDHAKVSRMIPYA, from the coding sequence ATGCCTAAGCTCAAGACACACTCAGGTGCGGCCAAGCGCTTCAAGAAGACTGGTACCGGCAAGATCAAGCGCGGTCAGTCGAAGATGCGCCACATCCTCACCTCGAAGGAGAGCAAGACGAAGCGCAAGCTCGGCAAGTCGTCTTATGTCTCCGACGGCGACCACGCAAAGGTCAGCCGCATGATTCCCTACGCGTGA
- the rplT gene encoding 50S ribosomal protein L20, protein MPRVKRGTKRSDRRKKILKRASGYFLTKSKLYQAAQEAVERGLKFAYTGRKQKKRQFRSLWIVRIGAAAKLNGLSYSQFISGLKKAGIELDRKVLADIAVNDAAGFTALAQQAKDANAAAKQVA, encoded by the coding sequence ATGCCTCGCGTAAAACGTGGCACAAAACGCAGTGACCGGCGCAAAAAGATTCTTAAGCGCGCAAGTGGTTACTTCCTCACAAAATCGAAGCTCTACCAGGCAGCGCAGGAAGCTGTTGAGCGTGGACTGAAGTTTGCCTACACCGGCCGTAAGCAGAAGAAGCGTCAGTTCCGCTCGCTGTGGATCGTCCGTATCGGCGCCGCCGCCAAGCTGAATGGCCTGAGCTACTCGCAGTTCATCAGCGGCCTGAAGAAGGCCGGCATTGAGCTGGATCGCAAGGTTCTGGCCGACATCGCCGTCAACGACGCCGCGGGCTTCACCGCCCTGGCCCAGCAGGCCAAGGATGCCAACGCCGCCGCCAAGCAGGTTGCGTAA
- a CDS encoding FAD-binding oxidoreductase: MTGKPPFEPWGRYPKYNANVVPLQWQSDFPAIVSRYGGMHNGALAVGMGRSYGDVCLLKDGNLMVTTGMNRILGWDPETGILTAEAGMTLAQILDFCVPRGYFLPVTPGTKYVTLGGAIANDIHGKNHHVAGTFGCHVPEFELVRSDGTHLRCSATENPDWYAATIGGLGLTGVITWAKLKMKPIVSRKIDYEGIQFHGVDEFLALTEASKHVEYTVSWIDCSSTGKNFARGVFMQGDHTRNPGELKPSPEPKLIFPIEAPGFMLNSASVAAFNTVFFHKQMKKRVTALQDYEPFFYPLDKVLKWNRMYGTSGLLQFQYAIPWEHAREGTIAILNEVAKSGLASFLAVLKAFGDVPSPGLLSFPQPGITLALDFPIKPGKSFPLFDRLAQMTLEFGGKLYPAKDARMTATQYQKSYPEWQQFLRYKDPLLSSSFWERVTREE, from the coding sequence ATGACCGGAAAGCCTCCCTTTGAACCATGGGGACGCTATCCGAAATACAACGCAAACGTTGTTCCCCTGCAGTGGCAAAGCGACTTTCCCGCCATCGTTTCCAGATACGGCGGTATGCATAACGGCGCACTTGCCGTGGGCATGGGCCGCAGCTACGGCGACGTCTGCCTGCTGAAAGACGGCAATCTGATGGTCACCACCGGGATGAACCGTATCCTGGGCTGGGATCCTGAGACCGGCATACTGACGGCCGAGGCCGGCATGACGCTGGCGCAGATTCTGGACTTCTGCGTTCCGCGCGGCTACTTTCTGCCCGTCACCCCCGGCACGAAGTACGTGACCCTGGGCGGAGCGATCGCCAACGACATTCACGGCAAGAACCATCACGTTGCCGGCACCTTCGGCTGCCATGTGCCGGAGTTTGAGCTGGTGCGTTCCGATGGGACCCATCTGCGCTGCTCCGCGACAGAAAATCCTGACTGGTATGCCGCTACCATCGGCGGTCTGGGCCTCACCGGCGTCATCACCTGGGCGAAGCTGAAAATGAAGCCCATCGTCAGCCGCAAGATCGACTACGAGGGAATCCAGTTTCACGGCGTCGACGAATTCCTCGCGCTGACTGAAGCCAGCAAGCACGTGGAATACACAGTGAGCTGGATTGATTGTTCCTCGACCGGCAAGAACTTTGCCCGCGGCGTCTTCATGCAAGGCGACCACACCCGCAATCCGGGAGAGCTGAAGCCTTCGCCCGAGCCGAAGCTGATCTTCCCGATCGAAGCTCCGGGCTTCATGCTCAACTCTGCTTCGGTCGCCGCGTTCAACACGGTCTTCTTCCATAAGCAGATGAAGAAGCGCGTCACCGCGCTGCAGGACTACGAGCCGTTCTTCTATCCACTGGATAAGGTGTTGAAGTGGAACCGCATGTACGGCACCAGCGGCCTGCTGCAGTTTCAGTACGCCATTCCATGGGAGCATGCGCGCGAGGGCACCATCGCCATCCTGAACGAAGTTGCCAAGAGCGGCCTCGCGTCCTTCCTGGCTGTGCTGAAGGCCTTCGGCGATGTTCCGTCGCCCGGCCTGCTCAGCTTCCCGCAGCCTGGCATTACGCTGGCGCTGGACTTTCCCATCAAGCCTGGCAAGAGCTTCCCGCTCTTCGACCGCCTGGCCCAGATGACGCTGGAGTTCGGCGGCAAGCTGTATCCGGCGAAAGATGCCCGCATGACCGCTACGCAGTACCAGAAGAGTTATCCAGAGTGGCAGCAGTTCCTACGCTACAAAGACCCGCTGCTCTCCTCCAGCTTCTGGGAGCGCGTGACACGAGAGGAATAG
- a CDS encoding SDR family oxidoreductase produces the protein MSERVLVLGATSGIAEATCRVWAKQGASLVLVGRSADKLAAVAADLRARGARLVETAVADLDDTARHPQLLADSINALGGLDVAYLAHGIMGEQQQSEEDFNAAAQVLYTNFLSPVSLCTWLSNYFVKQGRGVLAVISSVAGERGRKSNYVYGSSKAGLSAFLDGLRNRVDRQGVTVLTIKPGPVKTAMTMGMKGSEKFADPDKVAQSIVDAIHAKKDVLYVPGIWKIIMFVIRHIPESVFKKLNL, from the coding sequence ATGAGCGAACGAGTTCTTGTACTGGGGGCAACCTCCGGCATTGCTGAAGCTACGTGCCGCGTATGGGCCAAACAGGGCGCAAGCCTGGTGCTGGTAGGCCGCAGCGCAGATAAGCTGGCCGCCGTGGCCGCCGATCTGCGGGCGCGCGGAGCCAGACTTGTGGAGACAGCGGTTGCCGATCTGGATGACACTGCGCGGCATCCGCAACTGTTGGCCGACTCCATCAACGCACTGGGCGGGCTGGATGTTGCCTATCTTGCCCACGGCATCATGGGCGAGCAGCAGCAGTCGGAAGAAGACTTCAACGCCGCCGCACAGGTGCTGTACACCAACTTCCTGTCGCCGGTCTCGCTGTGCACCTGGCTGTCGAACTACTTCGTCAAGCAGGGCCGCGGTGTGCTGGCAGTGATCTCTTCCGTAGCCGGTGAGCGCGGACGTAAATCCAACTACGTCTACGGCTCTTCGAAGGCGGGTCTGAGCGCCTTCCTGGATGGCCTGCGCAACCGTGTGGACCGCCAGGGTGTCACGGTGCTCACCATCAAGCCCGGTCCGGTAAAGACCGCGATGACCATGGGCATGAAGGGCAGCGAGAAGTTCGCCGATCCGGATAAGGTAGCGCAGAGCATCGTCGACGCGATCCACGCGAAAAAAGATGTCCTGTACGTGCCCGGCATCTGGAAGATCATCATGTTTGTGATCCGCCATATTCCGGAGTCGGTCTTCAAGAAGCTCAATCTGTAG